One Mus musculus strain C57BL/6J chromosome 2, GRCm38.p6 C57BL/6J genomic window, TGATCAGAATTCTGTTGTCAGGCTTCAGTAACCACGGACAGGATGGCTGACAGGAAAGAGCATCAGGTAAGAACGTCACAGAGATGGCTacttctttgcttttgttgtggGTGCAGAGTGAAAAGCCAAGGAGAAGTGCCCCTATGTAGCTCCCAGCTCCTGTCCCAGCCGCTCTGTGGTAAAGCCATCCAGGACACAGGGAGACACTACTTCCCTTTCCAGACCCCTTTGCTGTAGTCTGGAGGAGCTGTATTGCACACACCTTCTGCTTGGCCTGCAGAAGACTCTGAGCCTGCGCATGGGACTTGGGCTGCGGGGCTCTTGTGCCCACCCTCTGACTCCaagacagagaaaatgaagacagTGCTGGCCCTGTGCTTAGATCAGAACTCATGCAGGTTCACCCTGGGTCCTGCCCAGGGTCTTGTCTGGTAGGAGACCCCCACTTGGGTGCTTCTCACCGACTGTTACTGTGGGGGAGAGGTCCTAGAAACTCTAAAAGAGAAATCACCCACTTGTGCCCCAGCATCCTGGCCTACGGCTCCTCTCCCCTGTTGCTGACAGCTACCCCATTCtttccctgcctgcctcctccctgAAACTTTGACCTTTGGAGTCCCTCCTGCTCTGAAAAGATGTCATGGCTTAGGATAGAGAAGCAGGTCCTTTTATGGAAGCAGGCAGCATACTTTGTCTACTGATTAACCAGAGTGAATCTGCTCTGGGCTCTTTTAGACAGGTTAGGCTGTAGAGCGGTGCCTTGTGCATTTGAGATTTCAAGCAGACAGCACAGCCCCTTTAGCCAGGGAGCAGTGGAGCTGAAGTCAGGCTGGCTGTGATGGGCTCCCTTACTCACTATGTGCAAGGTTTGTATTTCTCTCTCTGATTAAGGCTGCAGGAGTTCTCAGTTAAAATGTCCACAGTGTTTTGGGAATGTGTGGGTTCTCTGTTATGTTTTCCTCATTTGGTAGCTCTGAGCCTTCATATTATACAGTGTTGCCTCAAATATTTAATTATGATGCAGTTATAgctgcttttatattttaattgacttgGTCTTTAGACATTTAGTAGCTTTATTTTcatgttaattaaaaaattttttttacaacacttgatgtaaaaaagaaaaaggtgggcATTGCAGTTTGGCAAACCTGGGTTTGGGGATTAGTGGACGGCAATTTGGTTTTAGCACTATGGCACTAGCAGTATAAGTACCAGCATGGTATAATCTTGTTTCTCTGAGTGTTGGTGTAGAGTCTGAGTCTTTTATTCCTATGGTTGTTGCTGGAATCAGTTGGGACCCTGCATCTGCACGTGCCGTTCCCAAGGCACTGATTGATAGTTGTTGGCTGTCAGTTTGCCTAGATTTGGCTTTGATGAACTGTTAGTGACAGTTCAGGGCTTCATGCTGACATGGTTGCTTCTCTCCGGTGTCTACTCTGGAGTCTGTGGATAGAtgccctgctctctctcttccctcaacATCCACGTAGCCCCACTCCTCCCCATAACTGTCTGCTGGGTGGCCTCCGTGGGCAGAAGTTAAAGGTAGGAGCTAGCATTGGACTAAGAGCTtgtgcacagagaaactcttctCATTCTTCTGAAGGCAGGTTTCATGCCGTCAATAGTAATTCAACATCTTCTACTTATCTGAAGTGGCTGGGATTAGAACTGGGGCAGAGGTGGTCCTCCCCCTTGCAGAGAATGGACAGAAACCTACAGTCACCCCGTATCCCGGTTTATCTTGTGGTGTCAATACCAGGGAGGTGGCAGTGCAGTGCTAGGCATGAATGTTTCAGGTGTGACTCTTCCTCCCACACAGTCCCCTGCTCTCTGACCCACTGTATCGCCTACTAAGTGAGGAGGTAGCCGTAGTTAGCAATCGGAATTGTGGACTTACAGAGAAAGCAAGGTTGCAGTACTCTGGTATAGTCAGGCCCTTATCTGATTTTGAGTTTGAAAATCAAAGTCTCTGAACCAGGACAGGCAAGTAGGAATCTCCTGTTAATTATCATGGCATCTTCATCTGCTTTGTTCTGAGCACAGGGAGCAGGGATGGATGGGGTCAGCACTAAGAATGATCTTGGTACGCATGGTAATCATGGCAATTACTGGCACCAACCTTTGCCTGTCTTCTGCCATGGGGTCAGCCCTGGTCCTCTTGCTTCAGTCTCCAGAGGGATTTTTCTTCTGTCATGAAATGGTACTCGCATTCACAGGCGTTCACTACATGTCCACAGCCCTAGTTAGTTACAGGTGTCCAAGAAAGGagactttctttctttggagaggAAGTCTGAGGCCAGAGGGGTTAAGTGATCGCCCAGCTCTGTCAGCACATTGCTCTGCTGTAGTTCAAAGACATGTTCTCTTTAGCCACCCCCACTGCCACTCTGCCCAAAGGGGTCTTGCTCAAGCAAGGTCACCTACCTTCCCTTCCTCTGCTCTCAGTTCTAGCCCTGAGAATAGATGGTCAGCCGGAAGAGGAAACAGACCGCCCGTTTTCCACGTTGACTGCTGGAAGTTTTGTCTCTCTGCAGGCTCAGGCTTTACGGTGGTAATGTGGACTCATTTGCTGAGGTTGAGGAAAAAGCTAGTACCCAAGTGTTTCTTGTGAGCTTGCTTTTGAGATGTGGTGGCAGGAGGTATCCTTTGTGACTTGAACTCAGGGTGTGATTGGCACTGACTGGAGTCAGGTCAGAAGACTCTTACCTTGCCCCATTGCTTTCTAGTCCTTGGAGGATTAATCAGTGGCATCCCTGAGGTAGACACCGGAGGATGGCGTGTCCTGGTATGACAGACCAGACATAGCTCTTGGGACCTTGACCATCAGTGAAAGAAGTGTTGACAGAATAGGCTGCAAATGAATGTGCCTTCTCTTTGTGTTTCAGACGGCCCCCTTGAGAATATTGACCCCAAAGACTCCTGTCTCATTCCAAGAAACATCATGGCTGAGCCAGACTACATAGAAGATGACAATCCTGAGCTAATTAGGCCCCAGAAGCTTATCAACCCTGTCAAAAGCTCCCGAAATCACCAAGACCTCCACAGAGAGCTTCTTATGAATCAGAAAAGGTGCGTGGTTTCTGGGTGGTGtttccttcctccaggaagcttTGGGGTGGCCAGGTTTCCTTTTGGGTTTACAAAGGCTGCAATTGCTTGTTTGCCATGTTGAAGGCATCCTTTTACCAAGCATGGGGGAGCTGTTGTCTCTGCACCAAGCTCCTAGGTACACTGGCAGGGTCTGACACTGTCTCCTTTCAAATGCGTGCTCATTTTAAGGAGCACTTGCATTTCTTTTGTCTGTGCCTGTGCTCAGGCCTGTGGAGGACAACTTGGAGGAatccgttctctccttccaccacgtgagGCCTGGGGATTGAACTACAAGCagagcttggcagcaagtgccttcactTGCTGAGCCCATATGTGCATATTGTAAAACTTGGGTAGAAGAGGCTGAGTTCGGGGTAGAAGAGAGTGACTCTTCCTATGCAGAAGAGAAAGactatttcttaattttaagtCTCTGACATTTTGGGAAGTGTAGGAATCAGATTTGAGCCCTGCCTGTGCTAGTGTTTTCTAGCTGCAGAGAGACGTTTCTATAACtattagaaaataataaacaacaaTATTCTTCCTTGTGTCtttattagtttcttttctgtaatattttaaatgttattgtcTTTCTGTTAAATTTTTAAAGGGATGCAAAATATTCCCTGTCTTCTTGTGCAGTCAATCCTGTCTCTACCCCAAATTACTCTGGGTTCTGGGACTTGGGCCTACTGCTGCTTGCTTACGTGTTTAATGCCTgttgtatgcagtgtgtgtgttaaGGCATGTGGAGACATGAGGTGGTCTCTCCTCAGTCAGTTTCCGCCTTACTCCATTTTAGACAAGATGTCTGACTGAAGCTAGGGCTTTCTGGCAGGCCAGCAAGCCTCCAGTAccatctgtctccatctctcagtactggggaatctcaggtgcttgctCCGGAGACCAGGATTGTTTGGTGTTGATTGTGGATTCaaggggattcaaactcaggtactTATGCACTACACAGCAGTCACTCCATCCGACAGAGGCAGCTTGGCCAGGATCTTAGGGCAGTTCGAATTCAACACGGAACCAGGGAACTCAAAGTGCACAACCTTTCCACACTGCAATGCCTGAGCTAATGTCAGCCTTTGGGAACAGTGAGCTAGGGCTGCCTGAAGAGTCACCTGTGGGCCTGGGGAGGTGGATCTGTGGGTGAGAACCAGAGTTTAGACTCACATAACCTATCTAAATGCCAGGCAAATATGATGGCCCACCTGTATAATCTCAGAActtgaaaagcagaggcaggggctgtGGAACAAGCTGGCATTGGGCCAGCTGAACTGAGAAGCAGTTCCCTGAAGTGAAATGCTGCCTCAACAGAGATGGACAGTGACCAAGGAAGACACTCAGTCAACCTCtggcttatacacacacacacacacacacacacacacacacacacacacacacacacacactcacacacactcacacacacatactcacacacacacacactcacacacacacacacacacactcacacactcacacacactcacacacatacacgcacacacacacacacactcacacacacacacacacatgtgcaaacacactgTGTGTTCAAGTAGGCAAAGAAGGAATGAGCAAAACCAGACAGAAATACAAGGCTGCTTCATTCTTTGGAAATGGGAGACAGCTTCTGTTGCTCTAAGACCTGTTTAGCATCAATAAGATCCAAGCTACTAGTAATATTTTAGCAGAATAGTTTGTTACCTATAATCTAGAAAAATGTATGCTCAGTAGAATTAGgattgacttttgctttattcttccttttcacaaatttctttaaaacttttcaGTTAACATGCTTCTTAGAGATTAACTGAGTAGCCCTTCCCCCACTATTCTCTTTAGAAAGGAATAGAGGCTAAGAGCAGACTGGCTGGTCGGAAGAATGGGAACCTCCACAAAGCTGCCCCTCAGTTTGGAGACCCCCAACCCCACCATTTCCCCAGCACAATGCAGACATAAGCTAAGCATTTACAAAAGATGCATAGACTTGTGTTCAGGGCAGCAAGCAGCAGTCCAACCACACACTTGCTTGTACTGGGGCCAAACCCAGTGATGGCACAGAGAACTCCTGGGTAGGGAGTCCCCAGGGCTGGCACAAAGGCTGTACTCAGGGTGGAGAACTGCCCTAAAAGTGCCTCACAGGGCCAGGAAAAGGCTCGGCGGGTGAAGGCTGCGCTTAGTCCTTACAGTCACATAGTAAAAGGAGAAAGGTGACTCTagcaagttgtcctttggcctccatatgcatgttGTGTGTCAGtgaccacacaccacacacacacacacacacacacgcgcgcgtgtgtgtgcacatacacaaacccaaatatatgtaataaaatgattttagaaGGCTTGTAAtctcccttattaaatttaaattaagataATATATATTCAACTACATTTAATTAGTATTACATGTAGTTTGAATTTAAGATATATAAATTCAAACTACAACACCTACCACAAGACTACAGTATAACTGGTGCTTCTGCAGTCTGTTTAAAGGGGAGAGCTTGGGTTAGGCATTcaacttttaattttatgagtattgatatatttcatatataaaatatgtggcCTAAAACCCTAGCCCTAATTTTAGAAACTGGCTACACTCTGGCTGGAGATGTGAGagttaagagcatgtgctgcTCTTGCAAGGACCCAAGCTTGGATCCTGGTCCTTATCAGGCAggtcacagctatctgtaactccagctgcagaccTTACGTCTGTCCTCCTTAGGCgcctgtactcacatgcacacacagacatctaCACATACTTAGCTCAGCTCTTAGGATTGATCCCTGGACAGTCATGAAGGGGTTGGAGAGACTTAGTAATGTAGGCATCAGGGCTTGTAAGGACCCACCACTGTACGGCTGCACTGGTATAACCCAGAAAATGTTATTACTAGTTGAAGTTACTTTTGCCGGTGAACTATGGGAGATATCTGAACTTAAATTATTCATATAACTAAATTCTTAATCTTAAAATGTAATTGTCTGCAGTTTTATATTGAGACCTTATGTATTCATAAAACTGAGAAAGCCTTAATTCATTATTCCTTAGTGATGCTTTTGGGTTTTGAGATGgcattttactatgtagcccaggctagcttcctgctttagccttctgagtgctgagattacagtgtGCCTTCACACCCTCCTGGTTAATGATACCAGGAACTCATATGGGCTGTAACTATGCTGATTAAAGATTTGATTTCCTTGACACCCTGTGTGCAGTTGTGTATCTGTTCATTCTTAATAGTTgtgaaataaatcataaaatcatAAAAGTAATCTCTCTTCTTTCATAGGACTTAGATCAGTTTTCTTCTAATCAACTTCCTGCTATTGAAAATAGGGAAAGAGAAAGTtcattgtgatttttaaaaaagtaggtAGAAAAGATGCcagaatcagtgtgtgtgtgtgtgtgtgtgtgtgtgcgcgcgcgcacgcgcgcgcgcgtgcatctGTATGTTTGTATAATTTTCCAAGAAGCATGAAATGTGGGCTTGTTTGGGTTTGTAGTGACTTGTATGGCTGTGTTTAAAGAGGAGGATTTAGTATAACCCACCTATGATAATAAAGGATACACTGTTAAAATAACACACATatctctttttttcctatttttattagCAGGATGTTGGTTAGAAGAAAACTGATGTAAGCTCTAATGAAGGGAGATTACGTTTATGATTTTATGGTTCATTTCACAGTTGTCAAGAATGAACAGGCACAAAACTGCACACAGGAGTCAAGGAAATCAGATCTTTAATTGGCATAGTTAAAGTCCACATGAGTTCTGTAAGGTTTTGCTTTTTGGAAATCATTCTTTAATGTGTATTCAGCAGTGACTAGCTGATTAATCAGTATGAGTTGATAGAATCCTTAGGAACCATTGTCTCCAGAGCAGATCAATAGTCATCACCTAGGCAAGGTAGGCAGCGGTGGGATGGGGGTGTGATGAGGGTGGAGTAAAGTGTGCCTTGTAGACGAGCCGATGAGTGCACAgttgtgcatatatgcatagcGTGAGTGtgtatttaatacattttaatatcaaatagaTATTGTTTATGGATCAATGGTGTAAATAAGGAAGACAGGGAAGAGGTAGGCAGGTCCATCTAGAATCTTAGAAACCTGGGGCTAGATAGCTCCTAAAGGAAAGAGAGGTGAATGGCATGCAATTTAGAATTCCTACCAGAAAGCATGCTAACAGGAGTCTGACTGTTGGATTGCCCCAAGCCTTTCATCGGGGTTCGTCTGCTTGCGTATGGTTTTCCCCatgtactggctgtttttgtgtgtcaacctgacacagctgcagttatcacagagagtggagcttcagttggggaaatgcctccatgagatccagctgtggggtattttctcaattagtgatcaagggggaaaggccccttgtgggtggttccatctctgggctggtagtcttggttctataagagagcaggctgagcaagccaggagaagcaagccagtaaggaacatccctccatgacttctgcatcagctcctgctccctgacctgattgagttccagtcctgacttcctttggtgataaacagcagtatggaagtgtaagctgaataaaccctttcctccccaactgcttcttggtcatgatgtttgtgcaggaatagaaaccctggctaaaaCACTCCATTTGAAGAAATGGCCACCTAGTTTTTCTCTGAGGAATGTAGAGTTTCCCTGAAGTCTGCTCTCTTGTGTATCTCATTAAGCACACTCGTGGCGCTCTGTGATAGCTGGCTGCAGTTAGGAGGAAGCCTACTCCACTTCCTTTGTCCTTCAGGACGCGCTTAGCCTTGGATGTTATCTCTAAAGGTTTGAGAGCCTCCTTCAGGTCTGAAagatgagaggagagagactTCCTCAGCCATTTTTCTCAACTGCTGTGCCACTAAACTGTCTTCAGAACGTGAGATTAGCGGCTGCAGTGTGACTTCAGGTGGATTTGCCTCCTGTCCTAGGCATCTTCATCTCTCTTTTGAGGATCTGCCCCACCCACTGTGTAAGCATACTGCTGCCTGCCTTCCCTACAGCCCTGGCCTTAATGTGCTTTTATTGGATTCATGGACTCTCTCAACTCTTTGGAAGATGCCTTTGGCTTCTCTTCCAGGCAGTAAGTGTCTGAGTGCTATTGAAGAACCATTTGGCTTAGCAGTAGATACTCTCCTCTGGCTAATTTCGTTTCCATCTCTTCTGCAGCTCATACCTTCAGTTATATTTCTTTTCCTGAGAGATACTTCCAGTGAGATGACAGTTTTTCAATCCTTTCTTTGCCCAGAGGTCTTGCCCCTCAGAATAAACCAGAACTGCAGAAGGTGATGGAGAAGAGAAGACGAGACCAAGTGAtaaagcagaaggaggaagaagctcAGAAGAAGAAATCCGACCTGGAAATAGAACTATTAAAGCGACAGCAGAAGCTGGAGCAGGTAGGGCTTGAAAAAGGGGTCTGCTCTGAGAGGCAGGGATGCTGGATGCCAGGCAAGCAGAATTCCAGCAGGCcagatgtgcgtgtgtgtacccagagagagacaggagtCGAATGCAgtgccagatgtgtgtgtgtgccctgagAGAGACAGGAGTCGAATGcagtggagggtgtgtgtgtgtgtgtgtgtgtgtgtgtgcgctcccTGAGAGAGACAGGAGTCGAATGCAGTGGAGGGTGTACATCCCATTCAAGGCAGACACTCAGGTTCCATTAGGAACCTAAAAGAGGCATCAGAGGCCAAAGCAAACTAGAGGGGCTGGGAAGGTGGTTCAGTGACTAAAGCATTTGGTAACAGCTGGACCTgattcagatccccagaatctATGTAAATGTGGGGTGGTTGTGGCATGGTGGccagcctgtaattccaggactTGGAAATAGACAAGGGATCCCTGAAGTAAACAAACTAGATAGACTTTGTCATGTTGACCAACCCTGAATTAAgccaagagaccctgccttaaaagaaTATGGTAGATAGTGATTGAAGAAGATTGTCCAGGTCAACTTCAGCCTTTCACATGGATGTTTACatacatggtggtgcatgcatgcacatatgtgtgtgtgcatgtgcacacacacacaaacacacaccgaAAAAAAGTTGAAGTATCTCTGTACTCCAAGTGTTAGAATAAATTTGTTTGAGAAAGACTCCAGAACAGCTGTGTGTGAACCCAGGATATTCTTTTAATTGTTGTCACCTCTGGGTATAGTTTATAGCAACAAACAAAGGGTCCATGCTTCTGCACAGATTAAAATTCCTaaagtttatatacatatatatttttttgaaagTTGAGAGTCTTTTGAAAAGCCATCCAGGACATAACTAATTTTTTGTGTTTGACATTCATTCAGCTTGAACTTGAGAAGCAGAAATTGCAAGAAGAGCAAGAAAATGCCCCAGAGTTTGTGAAGGTGAAAGGCAATCTCAGGAGAACAGGCCAAGAGGTGGCTCAGGCCCAGGAGTCCTAGGCCCAGGCTGTGTGTGACCTGATGTGTCCCCACCATCTCTGTAGGAGCCCCGTCTAGACACCTCTACAGTACTGTTCTTGGGCCAAAGTCCTGAGGAAGAGAATCCAGACAGCTGAGAATTTTGACTATCAAAAAAGGATTGCGTTTGATTTACCATTGTGGTAGATGAGTTGTCTCTGATGGTTGCAATTCCCATTCGCCAAATGAAAGACATCGACCAGCACACAAGATACCATGGACCTGTGTTTAGACCAAGAAAGCCACAAAAGGAGTGAAAAGAGGCAGGAAGCGGGCACTGGAACACGCAAGAGGGTTGTACTACTCGGCCTTTCTTCCATTCCAAGTTTAGTGGGACACAGAGCCTTCCTTGTTAAGAGAATTGTTTGGAATCCCTCCTTGGGTTATCTGTTAGATTGTTTTGATTGCATCAAAATGTATTTCATCTGTTACATCCAGTATTTGTATTTCATTCTGAGAACCCAGatttccccccaccaccaccacattatAAATTAAGAAAGGAGGCTATTACTGTTTATGTTTAATTATACCTATTACTTTGGTTGACATTGAAGTTCAGAAACAGGATAAGACATTTGAACATGTCAGCACCCATCATGAACTAACTGTAATTCCCTTAGGTTCTTGGCATGACAGTATGCCAGATATTGCCTTTTCACTTCTAAGAAGGTATATACAGCTTGTCGATTCCTTTCTCGCCTTGATAACCATAGCCTTTCTGTTCCATTTTAGTTTGTCATTTCTTGCTCAACTAT contains:
- the Fam107b gene encoding protein FAM107B isoform X3, with product MGSLTHYVQDGPLENIDPKDSCLIPRNIMAEPDYIEDDNPELIRPQKLINPVKSSRNHQDLHRELLMNQKRGLAPQNKPELQKVMEKRRRDQVIKQKEEEAQKKKSDLEIELLKRQQKLEQLELEKQKLQEEQENAPEFVKVKGNLRRTGQEVAQAQES
- the Fam107b gene encoding protein FAM107B isoform X2; protein product: MAVRATRLKGDDGPLENIDPKDSCLIPRNIMAEPDYIEDDNPELIRPQKLINPVKSSRNHQDLHRELLMNQKRGLAPQNKPELQKVMEKRRRDQVIKQKEEEAQKKKSDLEIELLKRQQKLEQLELEKQKLQEEQENAPEFVKVKGNLRRTGQEVAQAQES
- the Fam107b gene encoding protein FAM107B isoform X1, with product MKSHLLGPEANEGHSELSASHLVAELKPEKTNLYGPLENIDPKDSCLIPRNIMAEPDYIEDDNPELIRPQKLINPVKSSRNHQDLHRELLMNQKRGLAPQNKPELQKVMEKRRRDQVIKQKEEEAQKKKSDLEIELLKRQQKLEQLELEKQKLQEEQENAPEFVKVKGNLRRTGQEVAQAQES
- the Fam107b gene encoding protein FAM107B isoform X4: MSTKTDGPLENIDPKDSCLIPRNIMAEPDYIEDDNPELIRPQKLINPVKSSRNHQDLHRELLMNQKRGLAPQNKPELQKVMEKRRRDQVIKQKEEEAQKKKSDLEIELLKRQQKLEQLELEKQKLQEEQENAPEFVKVKGNLRRTGQEVAQAQES
- the Fam107b gene encoding protein FAM107B, whose amino-acid sequence is MAEPDYIEDDNPELIRPQKLINPVKSSRNHQDLHRELLMNQKRGLAPQNKPELQKVMEKRRRDQVIKQKEEEAQKKKSDLEIELLKRQQKLEQLELEKQKLQEEQENAPEFVKVKGNLRRTGQEVAQAQES